A segment of the Geoanaerobacter pelophilus genome:
GGTGTGGACTGTGGCGATGGCGCTGGTCGTTGACCGCCCCGTATCGGTAAATGGATTGAATGAACTATTGCTGTGGCATTTGTCGCATTCACCGGTAACGGTATTGGCTCCCCAGACCGGCGCATTGCGTCCGTGGCACTTGCTGGTGGAGCAGGTGCCGTAAGCTGCGCCTGGATTGAAGGCGCTTCCTTTGCTGAATGTGGTGCCAGTGGCGTGGGTCCCGGTAAAGGCGAGGTTGATCTGGCCGTTGGCATGGGTCGGGTAGATGACCGCTGCATTACCGAATCCTGCGCCATGACAGACATCGCAGGAGGCATTTAACGATGTCTGGGTATGCATGGCATGGCTCCCGGTTGCTGTTGCATCAAGGTCCATATCTTTATGGCAACCGGCGCAGTTCAGCGCTGCGGTTGCTGTTGTCCAGGAAATTGCCGGTTTGTAAGTTACCGCACCGGTACCGCCTGCTCCTTGCACGTCGCTGTGGCAGTAGACATTGGAGCAGGTGCCGTAGGCGCTGTTGGGGGTGACTGCCGCCCCGCCGGAATAGGCGCCGGTAGCTGCAGGGGTGGTGAAAGCGATATTGACCAGCTGGTTGACGTGCGAGGAACCGCTGCCGGTGGGGGTGGCTGTTGCCGCATAGCCGCTGCCGTGACAGATGGCGCAGCTGTAGCCGGCGTTACCGGCAGTAGCTTGGGCATGCTTCACATGCTTGCCGGTCGCACCGGCGTTGGATGACATATCCAGGTGGCAGCTGCCGCAACTGAGGGTTGTGCCCCAGGTAATTGTCTGGGTTGTGCCACGGGAGTCACTGTGGCAGTAAGATGTGCTGCAGGTGCCGTAACCGCTGCCTGGGGAGTTGCTCCCCTGCGAATAGACGGTGCCGGTTGTTATGGCGCCGTTGAACGCAATTTCAATGGTGCCGTCGGCGTGCAGGGCGCTGGCAACCCCGGTATTGGGGTCTTTGCCGGCCCCGAAGTGGCAGGTGCTGCAGGCAATGGCGTAAACCCTGGCATGTTTAGAGTGGCTGCCGGTACCGGTGGTGTCGGTGGCCATGTTCACATGGCAGCCGCCGCAAGTGCCCACGGAAGCAGCATTGCCCCAAACCGGGTTCTTATAGGTAATGCCGGTTGCGGCGCCGGTCGTCGCGTTTTGCACCGTGCTGTGGCAGTAAACGTTCTGGCACTGCTGGTAGCCGCTGCCGGGCGCCTTGGTATTGCCGCCGTAGTAGGAAGGCGTGGTGCCGCCGTTGCTTGCCGGTGCCGCGAATGAGAGATTGATGGCGTTGTTCACATGGGTCGCAGTAACCACTGCCGCATTAGTATAGCCGGAATGGCAAACGCCGCAGGCGTAGCTGTATGGCGCCTGGGCATGGGTCTTGTGACTGCCGGTGCCTGTGGTGTCAGTTGCCATATTGACATGGCACGACCCGCAACCGACTGCGCCATTGTCGAGTCCCCAATGAGGAGAGCTGAATGTCGGGGCACCTATGCCGCCGGCACCCTGGACCGTGCTATGGCAGTAGACATTGGTGCAGGCCGCGGTGCCGGCTGTCCAGCTACCGCCGGTTGCCGGTGCTCCGAAAGCAACGTTCTTGATCCCGTTGGCATGGTTGCTCTGGTTGCTGATCGTGGTGGCGGCGAAAGTGGCGCCGGTGACGGTTGCCGAATGGCAGACGGCGCAGGCGATGGCGTAACCGGCCGCATCGATATGTTTGGTGTGGCTGTTGCTGGCAACCGGCACGCTATGGCAGAAGTTGCAGCGGGTGGCGTTGGCCTGGCCGGTGATGACGCCATTGCCGTTGTTCCAGGCCGGAATGGTCGCCGGTGTTGGGGCATTGACGGTAATGCCGGTACGTGGTGCGCCGTTACTGTGACAATATACATTGGCGCAGGTGAAGGTGCCCGCTGTGTAGATCGGGGTCAGGCCGCCGGTGGCGGCAACCGAGCCGGCAGTGACCTTGAAGACATCCTGATAGGTGCCGGTAGCATGGTCATTGCCGTTGTGGCACTCCGAGCACGCCTTCTGGTAAGGGGTAAAGGCGTGGGTGGCGTGGCCGCTGACCGCTTCGGTGGTGAATGGCGACCCTGCGGCATAGCCGTCAGGTCCACCGGCAGTGTTGGCCCGGGGTGGATAGCCATGACAGGCGTTGCACGCCTTATTAGGGTCTACCGAATAAGTGCCGAGCGGGTTGTCGTGAGTATGGCAGTTGGTGCAGCCGGTGGTGTCGGCCACATTGTGGAAGGACTGGAAGCCGGCACCGAGCGGGATGTCGTGGCATGACTGGCAAACGCCGTTGCCATTAGCATCCTTGTAGTTTCTGACCGCGGTTGACTGGAAAAATACCGGTTTGTTTTTGGCTGACCGGAGCGTTGAAGAGAAGCGCATCTGCCGGTTTACCAGCCGGACGTTCGGGGTTGTACCGTCGCCGAGATCGACATGGCCACCGTGGCAGTCGCCGCACTGGACGTTCTGGCCCCGTTTGTTATGGCTGAATTTGCCGATATGGCAAGTGGTGCAGAGATTGGGATCGTTGGGTTGCACCCCGCGAAGCGTTGTACGCAGCAGGTTGCCGTCTCCGGTTGACAGGTTGTTGTAGGCTGCTGCTGTTTTGGTAGTCCCGGCCCGGGAGTCGGAATAGTGAACGCCGTGGCAGGAACTGCAGAGGATCTTGCCGTTAATCAACTTGAGGCCGCTGCTGCTGGAAAAGCCCTTGAACTTCGGATTGCCTGTAGTACGGGCTGCATAGTCAATTCCGACCGGGTGGGTGCCCAGCTTGTGGTCAGCAGTGTTCCTCGAACGGTGGCAGTCGAGGCAGAGCTGGTCCTGGTCGTTGGCTATTCTCAGGAATTTGCCGTTGCTGTTGCTGTGCTGGTTATGGCACCTGACACAAGAGATTGAGCCGGCAATGGTCGCCTTGTTCAACTCGCTGTTCAGCGGGGCCTGGGCTCCGGCTGCAGGGACATTCTCCGGGCCTTGCCACATATGGGATGTCTGGTAGACCGTGCCGTTGCGGGTAGCTGTGTAGGACCCGAAAGGGTTCGCCATATCCGCTTCGGTAAACGGCTTGCCCCCCCCCTTGGGGAAGCCGGGCCGGTGGCAGTTGAGGCAGATATTGTTGTAGCCGGTCCCGCCGAGCGCAGGATGACTCGCATGGCAGGCAATACAGGAAAAGCCGCTGGCTGTGCTGTGGGGGGCATCCGGTACGACTGCTGCCGTGGATGTCCCGCTGCTGCCTGAAACGACCAGTGTCAGAACGGCAGTGGCTATGTAGATTTGCAAATATTGTTTCATGTGAGGCTCCTCAAAGCTGTGGCCGAGAGATGCTGCAGACTGATTTTCAATAAGGTGTCAAGTTCACGTCTTTGGTGACCCGGGTTGTCAAGTCGCTTCCGCCAGGACCGCTTACCAGATAACTGAAGCTGGAGAAATCGTTTTTGACTGGGGAAATCCCAGGATTGGCCGTATAGGTCAGCCTGGCGAAATTGCCGGAGATACCGTTGATGTTTACTGCGTCGAACACCACTTGGTTAGTTAATGAATTATAGCTGCCTGTAAAAATTGAGGTCCCATTTAGGCCGGTAAGTGAAGTGGCACCGGTTTTCAGGGTGGTGTTGGACGAGAGAATCGGAAATACGCCAGACGGCAAGGTTGCAGTAACGGTAATGCCCCTGACGGTTGTCGTGTTGTTGAACAGCGGCGTTATCGAGTAGGTAACGGCCGTGTGGGAAGTTATCGGTGTGGAAGATGACGCACTGCCACCACAACCTGCTATTGCAAAAGCCAGAAGGGATAAAAATAAATAGATTGGTCGGTTTATCATTTTTGGTCCTTTAAAGTAGTATTCAATGATCCTTTTACAACCCTAAGATTGTTTCCAATATTACGACAACATCGAAAATGTTGATCTTTCCATCCGGTCTGGATGGCGGAGCTACATCGCCTCGCAGGAGATCTGTTGGCGTAGCTTGATTTATCCCTACAGACATTCTCATAGCTCTAATAACGTCAGTAATGTCTGGCGGACTGTTGTCGTTCGCCAGGCGACCGTTGCGGGTGCTGTTCCCGGCCGGATCGAGGCCGAACAGGTTCATGGTCGCCGGGTCATAAGGGGTCGAAAGGGTAATCGCCCAGGTGCCGGTCGCGCCAACGATCTGCGGCGGTACCAGGTTGTTAGCGTTGGCATCTCTGATGTAGACCGTTGAGCCTGGTGCAAACTGGCCGCTCAGGGTGGTGGTCTGGCCGGTGAATGAATTGAGGGTGAAGTCTGCCGGAGGAGAGGTTTTGATCCAGATGCTCCGATAAGAAGTTACGCTGTTGCCAAAGGCGTCGGTCGCGGTAATGGCAACCAGATGGGTTCCGTCGCCCAGGCCGCTCTGGCTGAGGGTGAAGGTGCCTGGGGCGCCCGGAGCAAAGGTTGCCGGGATGGCTGCGCCGTCAAGAGCTGCGGAGACGGCTGCCGCACCGGCGCTGCCACTTACGGTAACAGCTGTACTTCCTGTAGTCAGATCATTTACCGGACTGCTGACAGTAAGCGTAGGTTTGTCGGCTGCTACCCTGGTCACGGTCATGACTGCGCTGTTGAGCTGGCTTGCGCCGTTCATGGCCGTTGCCTGGATAGTGTTGAGACCGTTGTCAAGGTTGATGCCGGTAGCGGTCCAAGTTCCTGTGCCGAGCGTTGCTGGCACTGTGGTCGGGGTGCCACTGGCAAGGTAGCTGATCTGCACAGAGGTAGTGCCTGCCGGGGCAGTGCCTGCAAAGTCAAGGGTCGCGGCTGTGGTAACGCTGCCGTTGGTTGCAGCTGTTGACGTTATGGTCGTTTGCGCGATTGTCGGGTCATAGTTAATAGTACGGCTGTCGCTGGCGCTGTTACCTGCCTTGTCATAAACCGTGGTAACTATGGTGTTGGCTCCGGCAGTAAGGATGACCGGGTGGGCAAAGGTGCCACCCGACAGAGTCAGAGTCACTGGTGCACCGTTGTTGACAGTATTTACCGCTACCGTCACTCTGTCGAAGTTTTCGTCGATAACCACGGCGCCGCGGACCGTCACCAGCTTGGTGGCCGTAGTGCTGCCGGAGGCCAGCGTCGAGACATCCATGTCAGGTGGCGTAAGCACAGCATTGATGGTGGCGGCAATGGTTGAGCTGGTTTTGCCCCCAAGCGAGCCGACAATGGTAAAGCTGTTGGCACCGGCTACCAGGCCTGTGACCGGCACGCTCCAAGTGGTGGCAGTGGGATAGCTCGTGGCACCGATAACCGCGGCGGTATTGGCGGTTACTGCAACTGTTGCACCGCTGTCCATGGTGCCTGTCAGTGTCTGGGCCGTGTTGTTGGTCGGTGATGTTACCGCATTGAGCGTCAGGGCAACGGCGTTGGCCGCGCTGAAGGTAACGGTCCGGGTCAGGGTGGCCGGGTTGTTGGCACTGTCGTAGGCATTAAAGGTAAAGATGTTGGCGCCTGCGGCGATGCTGCTTACAGTGACGCTCCAGACGTTGACCGTGGGGCTGGCGGAGGAATAGGTAACCGGTCCGATGACCGCCGCGGTGTTGGCAGATACCGCCACCACAGCACCTTTTTCCACGGTGCCGGAGAAGGTGAAGCTGCTCTGGTTGGTGGTAAAGTCGGCGGTCGGGGTGATGGTGAACGGGTTGGGCGGGGTGACATCGACATTGCCGGGGGTGGCGCCGCCGTCAACTGCATAGGCGGTCAACGAACCGAGACCGTTGGCGACAATAAGCCGGTTATTGGTGTTATCGAAAATTACGTCGGACGGGTTCTTCAGTTGGCCGGGGTTCCTGCCGTAGCCGCCGATCTCTTTGAGAAAGGTGCCATTGCCTGTCGGGTCAATCACCTGGACCCGGCTCTGGAACGAGTCGAGCAGGTACATCCTGGACAGGCTTTGGGTGGCGTCTTTGGTGTATTCAAAGGCGATCCCCTCAGGCGAGGTGAAGGCCAGTTGACCGGAGCCGAGGCTGCCGATACTTTTCTGGTAGGCGTAGCTAAGGTCGAAAAACTGGACTCGGCCGTTGAAGGTATCAGCAACTGCCAGCTGCCGGGATTTCTTTTCAAAGGCAATGCCGGTAGGCGTAGCAAACTGGCCGCTACCATTGCCGCTGCTGCCGAAACTGTTGGCCGGCTTGCCGGAGACGGCAACACCGGTATTCACCGGCTGCCCTTGGGCGTTAAAAACCAGGACGCAGTCATCGAGGCTGTCGGTTACGAAAATAGTGCCGTTTACCGGATCAATCGCCACGCCGTTGGCATATTTGAAGACAAAGGTTGCACCTTGGCTGTCTTTCAGGGTGAACCGCGCCGTGCCGGCACTGGAAAACACCGTGACCTTGTTCTTCTGGCTGACGACCAGGTCCTCGCCTGCTGTGACCGCCATACCCTGTGGGGTCGGGATCGCTATCGAGGCAACCCATTTGCCGGTCCGGTCGTACTTGTTGATGCCGCCGCCGCGCGGGTCGGTGAGGTAGATGTTCATGAACTGGTCGGTGGCAAGCTTGACCGGAGAGCTGATGTGGCTGGTCACCAACGGCAGATTGGTCACGGCGGGCGAGGCTGCCGCAAGGCACGACCCGGCAAAGGCAGCGAGGAGTGCGATACTCCGGATAATATTAAGGGTGAAGCGGGCGATCATAGGTCGATCCCTCCGTTATTACCAGTTCTTGGAACCATGACAGACTCCGATGCTGAATTGAGCCGGGTTATTCCCTGGCGAGCAGCTGCCGCCACTGTAATTTACCGGGCCTCTGATGGTGAGCGCCGGGGTGAGTTCAAAGGCCGGGGTTGCCATATTGCTGAAGTGGCTGTTACTGCCGTTGGTAACGCTCATGTCGTGACAGTCGGTGCATGGCAGGTGCATTTCAGTCACATGCTTGGCATGTTCACCTGACCAGAAGCTGTTGTACTGCGGAGTCTGGCTGGCTGTTCCGCTAATATGGCACTGTTCGCACTGGGTTGCCACATTAATACTGCCGGTGGCCCACGGCGGTGTGGTGACGCCGCCATGACAGCTGACATTCTGGCAGGTAAGCGTTGGCGTTACTCTTGCGCTACCGGTTTTGGCATTGAATCCTACCGGAATCGCAGTGGAGACATTGGCGAAGCCGCGCGAACCGTGGCGAACTGTCCCATTTGCAGCACCGAAATGACAGGCAGTACAGAGATTCAGCAGGCTGGCAACAGCATTATGGGCAGCATGGCCGCCGGTTGCCGGCGGCTTGGCGTGGCAAGAAATACATTGGCCGGCTACCGGAGGCATGGCAGCACCCAATACGTTGTGGCAATTCCGGCAGGATGGACCGCTACCGCCGTTATAGTCAAGGCCATGGCAGAGGGTGCAGGAATTTGCGATATTGCCGGCTGTCGCGTGGTTGTTCCAACTGCTTGGATAGCCGGAAACCTTGGCCGGATCAACCGGCGGGTGGGCCGTGCCGGTCTTGTGGCATTCTTCGCAGCCATTGGTGAGTGAGCCGATAGCGATGTTGAAGCGTGGGTTGCTGACTGGCGCGGTGCTGGTGGCGTGGCAGGCCCCGCAACCGGCAATATCCGCCAGTGCTGCCGGTCCGTGGAGGCTGGCGGCCTTGAACGGCAGGGAATGCACGACTCTTGGGGCGTGGCCTCCGGCATGGCAGCTGGTTGTGGAGCAGCCGACCTTGGTAATGCCACCCATAAGGTCTGATCCGTGACAGTCGCGGCACTGTGCCGCCTTATCCAGCGCATAGGCATCAAAGTAGGCCTGCCGATGGCCGGTGAACCAGTCTGCAGGGTGTGCTCCGGCAGCGCTGATGCTCGGGGCCTTGTCGTTTGAGCTGCCGCAACCCTGGAGGCTTAAGGCCAACAGGGTTGCAGTGAGTATGAAGTATATCTGGCGGATACTCATCGATATCTCCTGAATAAACCGTTTTACTTGTGGCAGGTCACGCATTTCTCGTTGTTCGCCCGGCCATGGCAACGGTAGCAGCTTGCCGGATCGAGCTTGCCTTCGAATTTGTGCCGGGTCATGTAATCCCCGCGGTGGACCAGGTCACGGTCAGGCCGGTCGCCCATCTTCAACGACGGCTTGATCTCGTTGTGATTTGCGTGGCAGTCGGTGCAGAACGACTGCTTGTGGCAGATGGCGCAGGTCCGTTCCTCGGCCTGGGCCGCAAACCGGTGGTCCTTGACAAAAGACGGGGTGTGGTCGAAGACGGTGTACGGCTTCTGCGAATCCTTCAGCGTGGTTTCATGGCATTCGCTGCAGATCGGCCGTCCCTGCGGCAGCGCCTCGGGGTGGCTCGACGGGAGGTTGCCCGATGCGGGAAGCATTTGGCTGCAAGCAGTTATGAGCAGCATCCCGAAGCCGAGCGCCGCCGGGATAATCCAGGTGACACGGTTCATTGTGCGGCTCCTTTTTTGTTGTTGTAAGAATAGGTAACTCTGAGCAACCCGCGGACATCACCATCATACCAGGGGTTGTCGGCGTAGGTCGCCTCTCCCGAAACCCGCAAAGCCGGTGTTACCTGATAACCACAACCGCCGGTGACCTCGTAGGCGTTCTTTTTGCCGTACACTTTCTCGTCATAGATGTTGGCGATGGCATCGAGATTAACGCTATAGCGGCCGGTATAGTACAGGCCGTAGGCGCGGACCTCGCTGTAGGACATGATGCCGTTGGCGGCAGCGATGCGGGCGACGGCGAGACCGGTGCTGAGTTTCTCGACCGGAGTCAGGCGGAGTTCGCCGCCGTAGCGGTCGGAGTTTCCTTTGCTGTCCCGTTTATAATGCTTGTAGTCGAGCGAAACTTCCGCAGGGAAGGGTAGCTGGGTGATGCGGTAGGTGGCGGTCAGCCCGTGGGAGCGGTATTTTTCATCGTTGTTCGGGTTGAACAGTGACGATGGGGTATTGGTAAAGGTGAAATAGTCTTTCAGGCGGATATCGGTGTAGCTGACGGCAGCGGTCAGCCCTGAGAGCGGTCGGAGCGCCAGCAGGTAGCTGTGCTCGGCAACCTCTTCGGTAGTGCCGTTGTAGCTGCTCCTGCCCGAGAGTTCAACCATCCGGTGCGGCGACAGCCAGAGATCCACTCCTGCGAGCTGACGCTTGTCTTTACCGTACGGTGTTGGGGAATCCCCTTCAAGGAGCCCTGAAAGGCCCAAGTCAAGGATGCCCCCGTAGCGGTAGCCGAGCCGGCCGCCGCCGATGTACTTGCCCTTGGACGAACTGGCACGGTCCAGCTTGACCGGGATACCGCCGAATGCGGACACCGTGAACCCCTTGTTCAGGTCGGTCCTAGCATAGACGCCGTCAACCTGTTCGGCAGCTACCCCTTCATAGACAAAGAACCGCCCGGCCTTGAGCCCGGCATTGGCCTTGTCGAAACGGTACTGCAGGTAGCCGTAGCTGAAGTTGCCGTCGGTCGAGCGGGGTTTGGTGCTTTCGCTGCTGTCATCGGCCAGATCGACGCGTCCCCAGCCATAAAAGTGCAAGGAGAGACCTTTGACCCGGATATCCTCGGCATCGAAACCAAGATACTGGGTTGCCGGGACGACTGTCTGCTTGGAAAAGCCGGGGACGCTCCGCTCCTCTATCCTGATGATCGTTGTCCCATCGGCGCCGATGTCGGCAGCTACGGCTAAAACCGGCAACTGAAGGGCGAGAAGGGCGGCGATACCTGCCAGACGCTTCATAGAGTTGCTCCATGAGTGAAATGATATTTGGATAAGTCTACAAGAGGAAATTACTAAGTCAAATCGGTTCTGCTCGTTTCTTTCATTAAGTATGCTGACGTCTTTAATCAGAGTTACCGAGCACTTTCCATGCCGCTGGAATCGGTTGTTATGGTTAATGAAATTAGCCGGTTACGAGTGTTAGCCGGGAGGCGGGGCGAGGCAACATGCAACGCAATGGCGATAGATTGCTTGGTTGCAGGCTGTCAAGCGACAACCAGCCGCTGCATCGGAGCCAGCAAAAAATGGCTGACAAGCAAAATATGTTTCAGGAATGCCACCGCAGACGGATTGGGTAATTCTCTGGTTAAAGCCATGCTGTAGTGGTCGCACTGCAGATTTAAAATTTCTTTTCTACCCCGGCAAGCTTGCCCAGCACAAGAGCTGCCAATGCTGCGATGATACTCAGCATGGCCCCCATTTTGGCGGCACCGGCGATCATCGGATCACGGAAGGCCTCTCCGGCTACAAACAAGGCAACAGTGAAGCCGGTCCCGGCAATGACCCCGGCGATCAGCAAGTCCAGTTGCTTCATACCGCGCGGCAGGCCAAAACCTAATCTGGCGGCAAGCCAGCCGAAACAGAAGATGCCACAGGTTTTTCCTGCCAGCAGTGATGCCAGCACCAGAAAGGTGACGGTTCCCATGCTGGAAAACTGCACCCCGGCATTGGACAGGCTGAACATGAACAGGCCGAAATCAACGAACACTTTCCATTCATGCTCGAACCTGGCAAGTGTTGAGTGGTCGCCAGGGTCTGCTTCAAAGAGGTGTTTATGTTCGGCCTTGGCATGGGGGAGAAAAGGGATGATGAAGACCAGTGCCAGTGCCGGATGCAGATGGGCATTGTGCAGTCCGGTCCAGCTCATGGTCCCGC
Coding sequences within it:
- a CDS encoding CxxxxCH/CxxCH domain c-type cytochrome, with protein sequence MKQYLQIYIATAVLTLVVSGSSGTSTAAVVPDAPHSTASGFSCIACHASHPALGGTGYNNICLNCHRPGFPKGGGKPFTEADMANPFGSYTATRNGTVYQTSHMWQGPENVPAAGAQAPLNSELNKATIAGSISCVRCHNQHSNSNGKFLRIANDQDQLCLDCHRSRNTADHKLGTHPVGIDYAARTTGNPKFKGFSSSSGLKLINGKILCSSCHGVHYSDSRAGTTKTAAAYNNLSTGDGNLLRTTLRGVQPNDPNLCTTCHIGKFSHNKRGQNVQCGDCHGGHVDLGDGTTPNVRLVNRQMRFSSTLRSAKNKPVFFQSTAVRNYKDANGNGVCQSCHDIPLGAGFQSFHNVADTTGCTNCHTHDNPLGTYSVDPNKACNACHGYPPRANTAGGPDGYAAGSPFTTEAVSGHATHAFTPYQKACSECHNGNDHATGTYQDVFKVTAGSVAATGGLTPIYTAGTFTCANVYCHSNGAPRTGITVNAPTPATIPAWNNGNGVITGQANATRCNFCHSVPVASNSHTKHIDAAGYAIACAVCHSATVTGATFAATTISNQSNHANGIKNVAFGAPATGGSWTAGTAACTNVYCHSTVQGAGGIGAPTFSSPHWGLDNGAVGCGSCHVNMATDTTGTGSHKTHAQAPYSYACGVCHSGYTNAAVVTATHVNNAINLSFAAPASNGGTTPSYYGGNTKAPGSGYQQCQNVYCHSTVQNATTGAATGITYKNPVWGNAASVGTCGGCHVNMATDTTGTGSHSKHARVYAIACSTCHFGAGKDPNTGVASALHADGTIEIAFNGAITTGTVYSQGSNSPGSGYGTCSTSYCHSDSRGTTQTITWGTTLSCGSCHLDMSSNAGATGKHVKHAQATAGNAGYSCAICHGSGYAATATPTGSGSSHVNQLVNIAFTTPAATGAYSGGAAVTPNSAYGTCSNVYCHSDVQGAGGTGAVTYKPAISWTTATAALNCAGCHKDMDLDATATGSHAMHTQTSLNASCDVCHGAGFGNAAVIYPTHANGQINLAFTGTHATGTTFSKGSAFNPGAAYGTCSTSKCHGRNAPVWGANTVTGECDKCHSNSSFNPFTDTGRSTTSAIATVHTAHLNAVSGYTDAVPCARCHGATTLNDATHMNGTADITFSGLAVAKASPAAFVAGSHSCTNTYCHGFTEVGGTGTNPVWTDTTYLTGTPSNTGDCAKCHGFPPNTSGHTAITRPTALNVCNGCHDHVNLDGTFTVGANRTKHINGQLDGGESAGKIACVGCHAFANTMKTDTTTYHHLIDTANTTYTNSDYTQTNSCLQCHVDHDIFSPIYNKANPSVALGRGGNLRKTFNILTPGIDQTAGADNSDYNATGGVCLGCHSNASGIVKSITQKTDGSTITAVVTKANYDLTAHNYETTSTFSDSSQFRANCSKCHNASSGETSLFQSSSNKFAIHASADGRLSAAMGATLTDFMEEKFCYRCHSTSTDVIGGTAKTVANNAKDWYGAKAMSAAAIDTFDSFYTTPTTTPVAKSFGHRVDSYSGKHRPSPKDETPTYINANKHIECADCHNTHAAKTGNHTAGSATLAGVVTGATGVATPAWPAKWTAAASTAYYTGANAANAYPVATTEWQICFKCHSNANSNVTTTWGGTGALAWTDLGLEFNPNNESYHPVIQALPAARQLVAGSLTGGWASGSIMTCSDCHGTDSATSKGPHGSSVRWMLNPNTTGTKYYNWPYTTADGNGTSTGGTGTLLTGTGSATVPTNNFCFSCHLWAGGGAAHTQRGNSHAKACVGCHIRVPHGGRALRLLTGPAAPGRYKPDGNNGGTIYMNGGSRPAAGNNMGQSNCQSSTGCTEHSASGTLLGW
- a CDS encoding 6-bladed beta-propeller — translated: MIARFTLNIIRSIALLAAFAGSCLAAASPAVTNLPLVTSHISSPVKLATDQFMNIYLTDPRGGGINKYDRTGKWVASIAIPTPQGMAVTAGEDLVVSQKNKVTVFSSAGTARFTLKDSQGATFVFKYANGVAIDPVNGTIFVTDSLDDCVLVFNAQGQPVNTGVAVSGKPANSFGSSGNGSGQFATPTGIAFEKKSRQLAVADTFNGRVQFFDLSYAYQKSIGSLGSGQLAFTSPEGIAFEYTKDATQSLSRMYLLDSFQSRVQVIDPTGNGTFLKEIGGYGRNPGQLKNPSDVIFDNTNNRLIVANGLGSLTAYAVDGGATPGNVDVTPPNPFTITPTADFTTNQSSFTFSGTVEKGAVVAVSANTAAVIGPVTYSSASPTVNVWSVTVSSIAAGANIFTFNAYDSANNPATLTRTVTFSAANAVALTLNAVTSPTNNTAQTLTGTMDSGATVAVTANTAAVIGATSYPTATTWSVPVTGLVAGANSFTIVGSLGGKTSSTIAATINAVLTPPDMDVSTLASGSTTATKLVTVRGAVVIDENFDRVTVAVNTVNNGAPVTLTLSGGTFAHPVILTAGANTIVTTVYDKAGNSASDSRTINYDPTIAQTTITSTAATNGSVTTAATLDFAGTAPAGTTSVQISYLASGTPTTVPATLGTGTWTATGINLDNGLNTIQATAMNGASQLNSAVMTVTRVAADKPTLTVSSPVNDLTTGSTAVTVSGSAGAAAVSAALDGAAIPATFAPGAPGTFTLSQSGLGDGTHLVAITATDAFGNSVTSYRSIWIKTSPPADFTLNSFTGQTTTLSGQFAPGSTVYIRDANANNLVPPQIVGATGTWAITLSTPYDPATMNLFGLDPAGNSTRNGRLANDNSPPDITDVIRAMRMSVGINQATPTDLLRGDVAPPSRPDGKINIFDVVVILETILGL
- a CDS encoding CxxxxCH/CxxCH domain-containing protein, which codes for MSIRQIYFILTATLLALSLQGCGSSNDKAPSISAAGAHPADWFTGHRQAYFDAYALDKAAQCRDCHGSDLMGGITKVGCSTTSCHAGGHAPRVVHSLPFKAASLHGPAALADIAGCGACHATSTAPVSNPRFNIAIGSLTNGCEECHKTGTAHPPVDPAKVSGYPSSWNNHATAGNIANSCTLCHGLDYNGGSGPSCRNCHNVLGAAMPPVAGQCISCHAKPPATGGHAAHNAVASLLNLCTACHFGAANGTVRHGSRGFANVSTAIPVGFNAKTGSARVTPTLTCQNVSCHGGVTTPPWATGSINVATQCEQCHISGTASQTPQYNSFWSGEHAKHVTEMHLPCTDCHDMSVTNGSNSHFSNMATPAFELTPALTIRGPVNYSGGSCSPGNNPAQFSIGVCHGSKNW
- a CDS encoding cytochrome C; protein product: MNRVTWIIPAALGFGMLLITACSQMLPASGNLPSSHPEALPQGRPICSECHETTLKDSQKPYTVFDHTPSFVKDHRFAAQAEERTCAICHKQSFCTDCHANHNEIKPSLKMGDRPDRDLVHRGDYMTRHKFEGKLDPASCYRCHGRANNEKCVTCHK